Proteins encoded by one window of Streptococcus sanguinis:
- a CDS encoding LysM peptidoglycan-binding domain-containing protein — translation MKMNKKLLLASTVALSALPLLTTRAEEQPQNWTARTVEQIKADITSNENQQTYTVQYGDTLGNIAQAMNIDLVDLAKINQIANADLIFPGTVLTITTNGQNEITSVEIQSYQAGNNAGLVTEDYTASEIFGTEQAAPAAPAQTAETPAPAVEEAVAAPADQAPAPAEEAPTPVAEVASEAAPAAEANAAAPVEAAPQPAVAASPAAPAEAASEVTELGQDQVSQATAAVEPTTYNAPAVTDAASVTTNNPANEGLQPQTAALKEEIAAKYGITEFSLYRPGDSGDHGKGLAADFIVGENTELGNQVAADVTSNMTERGISYVIWQQQFYAPFESIYGPANTWNQMPDRGSVTENHYDHVHVSMNE, via the coding sequence ATGAAAATGAATAAGAAATTACTTTTAGCTTCAACTGTTGCTTTGTCAGCATTGCCTTTGTTAACAACGCGAGCTGAGGAGCAGCCACAAAACTGGACTGCCAGAACAGTTGAGCAAATTAAAGCGGATATTACGAGCAATGAAAACCAACAAACGTACACTGTTCAATATGGAGACACTTTAGGAAATATCGCTCAAGCGATGAACATTGATCTTGTTGACTTGGCTAAAATCAACCAAATTGCCAATGCTGACTTGATTTTCCCAGGTACTGTTTTGACTATTACAACAAATGGACAAAACGAAATCACCTCTGTAGAAATCCAAAGCTACCAAGCAGGCAATAATGCAGGTTTGGTAACGGAAGATTATACAGCAAGTGAGATTTTTGGTACTGAACAAGCCGCTCCAGCGGCACCGGCTCAAACAGCAGAAACTCCAGCTCCGGCTGTTGAGGAAGCTGTTGCAGCTCCAGCAGACCAAGCACCAGCGCCTGCTGAAGAAGCTCCTACCCCAGTAGCAGAAGTTGCAAGTGAAGCAGCCCCAGCTGCGGAAGCAAATGCAGCCGCTCCTGTAGAGGCAGCACCGCAGCCAGCAGTTGCTGCAAGTCCAGCAGCTCCAGCAGAGGCAGCTTCAGAAGTGACTGAATTAGGCCAAGACCAAGTCAGTCAAGCAACTGCCGCTGTTGAGCCAACAACTTACAATGCTCCAGCTGTAACAGATGCTGCTAGCGTGACGACTAACAATCCTGCTAATGAAGGTCTTCAGCCACAGACTGCTGCTCTGAAAGAAGAGATAGCAGCTAAATATGGAATTACAGAATTTAGTCTCTACCGCCCAGGTGATAGCGGAGATCATGGTAAGGGCTTGGCAGCTGACTTTATCGTTGGTGAGAATACTGAATTAGGAAACCAGGTCGCAGCCGATGTTACTTCTAACATGACTGAAAGAGGAATCTCTTACGTTATCTGGCAGCAACAGTTCTATGCACCATTTGAAAGCATTTATGGACCAGCTAACACTTGGAACCAAATGCCAGACCGTGGCAGCGTAACCGAAAACCACTACGACCACGTTCACGTATCTATGAATGAATAA
- a CDS encoding V-type ATP synthase subunit D: protein MTRLNVKPTRMELNNLKARLKTAVRGHKLLKDKRDELMRRFIESVRENNQLRQKVESALVGHLQDFVMAKALESDLMVEEIFAVPTREVNLHVETENIMSVRVPKMHAHIDNPHSDDEGDVVYSYVASNSQMDETIESMSDLLPDLLRLAEIEKSCQLMADEIEKTRRRVNGLEYATIPDLKETIYYIEMKLEEAERASLVRMMKVK, encoded by the coding sequence ATGACGCGACTCAATGTCAAGCCGACTCGGATGGAGCTGAATAACTTAAAAGCCCGTCTCAAAACGGCTGTCCGTGGGCATAAACTGCTCAAGGACAAGCGGGATGAGCTGATGCGGCGCTTCATTGAGTCTGTCCGTGAGAACAATCAGCTCCGCCAAAAGGTCGAATCCGCTCTGGTCGGTCACCTGCAGGACTTTGTCATGGCCAAGGCGTTGGAGAGCGACCTCATGGTCGAGGAGATTTTTGCCGTCCCCACGCGGGAGGTCAATCTGCATGTGGAGACTGAGAATATCATGAGTGTGCGCGTGCCCAAGATGCACGCTCATATTGACAATCCGCATAGTGATGACGAGGGAGACGTGGTTTATAGCTATGTGGCGTCTAACAGCCAGATGGATGAAACCATTGAAAGCATGAGCGATCTGCTTCCTGACTTGCTGCGACTGGCTGAGATTGAGAAAAGCTGCCAGCTCATGGCGGATGAAATCGAGAAAACCCGCCGTCGGGTCAACGGGCTAGAGTATGCTACCATCCCTGACCTCAAAGAAACCATCTACTACATCGAAATGAAGCTGGAAGAAGCCGAACGGGCCAGCCTCGTCCGAATGATGAAGGTGAAGTAA
- a CDS encoding V-type ATP synthase subunit B gives MSVIKEYRTVSEVVGPLMIVDQVAGVHFNELVEIQLHDGSKRQGQVLEVQEDKAMVQLFEGSSGINLEKAKVRFTGRPLELPVSEDMVGRIFNGMGKPIDGGPAILPEKYLDIDGQAINPVARDYPDEFIQTGISAIDHLNTLVRGQKLPVFSGSGLPHKELAAQIARQATVLNSDENFAVVFAAMGITFEEAEFFMNDLRETGAIDRSVLFINLANDPAIERIATPRIALTAAEYLAYEKDMHVLVIMTDMTNYCEALREVSAARREVPGRRGYPGYLYTNLSTLYERAGRLVGKKGSVTQIPILSMPEDDITHPIPDLTGYITEGQIILSRDLYNSGYRPPINVLPSLSRLKDKGSGEGKTRGDHAATMNQLFAAYAQGKQAKELAVVLGESALSETDKLYVRFTDRFEQDYINQGFQTNRTIEESLDLGWELLSILPRTELKRIKDDMIDQYLPQTKEEER, from the coding sequence ATGAGCGTCATTAAAGAATACCGCACCGTCAGTGAAGTTGTCGGCCCTCTGATGATTGTCGACCAAGTCGCTGGCGTGCATTTCAATGAATTGGTAGAAATCCAGCTGCATGACGGCAGCAAGCGTCAGGGCCAGGTTCTGGAAGTCCAAGAAGACAAGGCTATGGTCCAGCTTTTTGAGGGATCTAGCGGTATCAATCTGGAAAAAGCCAAGGTTCGCTTTACCGGCCGTCCGCTAGAGTTGCCAGTGTCAGAAGACATGGTAGGTCGGATTTTCAATGGAATGGGCAAGCCAATTGATGGCGGCCCAGCTATCTTGCCAGAAAAATATCTGGATATTGACGGTCAAGCCATCAATCCAGTAGCTCGCGACTATCCGGATGAGTTTATCCAGACCGGTATCTCGGCCATCGACCATCTCAATACCTTGGTTCGGGGGCAAAAACTGCCAGTATTTTCTGGCTCTGGTCTGCCCCACAAGGAATTAGCTGCTCAAATCGCCCGTCAGGCAACTGTGCTCAACTCTGATGAAAACTTCGCCGTGGTCTTTGCGGCCATGGGTATTACCTTTGAAGAAGCCGAGTTCTTCATGAATGACCTCCGGGAGACGGGAGCTATTGACCGCTCGGTGCTCTTTATCAATCTGGCTAATGATCCGGCTATCGAGCGGATTGCAACGCCACGGATTGCCCTGACAGCAGCTGAGTACCTAGCTTATGAAAAAGACATGCACGTTCTGGTCATCATGACTGACATGACCAACTATTGCGAAGCCCTGCGGGAAGTTTCTGCAGCTCGTCGTGAAGTGCCGGGCCGCCGTGGGTATCCGGGTTACCTCTATACTAACCTGTCCACCCTCTATGAGCGGGCTGGTCGTCTGGTTGGTAAGAAAGGCTCAGTGACGCAGATTCCGATCCTGTCCATGCCAGAGGATGACATTACCCATCCGATTCCAGACTTGACGGGTTATATTACAGAAGGTCAGATTATCCTTTCACGCGACCTTTACAACAGCGGCTATCGTCCGCCAATCAATGTCCTGCCATCTCTGTCTCGTCTCAAGGACAAGGGCTCAGGTGAGGGTAAGACTAGGGGTGACCATGCCGCAACTATGAACCAATTATTTGCTGCCTATGCGCAAGGCAAGCAGGCCAAGGAGTTGGCTGTCGTTCTGGGGGAATCCGCCCTGTCCGAAACGGACAAGCTCTATGTCCGCTTTACCGACCGCTTCGAGCAGGACTACATCAATCAAGGTTTCCAGACCAACCGAACCATCGAGGAAAGCTTGGATCTGGGCTGGGAACTCCTGTCCATCTTACCTAGAACGGAGCTTAAGCGGATCAAAGACGATATGATTGACCAATACCTGCCGCAGACCAAGGAGGAAGAAAGATGA
- a CDS encoding V-type ATP synthase subunit A, producing the protein MSQGKIIKVSGPLVLASGMQEANIQDICRVGDLGLIGEIIEMRRDQASIQVYEETSGLGPGEPVITTGSPLSVELGPGLISQMFDGIQRPLERFQTITESDFLVRGVQLPNLDRETKWDFVPSLSVGDTVEAGDILGTVQETNLVEHRIMVPVGVSGRLANISAGSFTVEETVYEIEQADGSIFKGALMQKWPVRRGRPFAQKLIPVEPLVTGQRVIDTFFPVTKGGAAAVPGPFGAGKTVVQHQVAKFANVDIVIYVGCGERGNEMTDVLNEFPELIDPSTGQSIMQRTVLIANTSNMPVAAREASIYTGITIAEYFRDMGYSVAIMADSTSRWAEALREMSGRLEEMPGDEGYPAYLGSRIAEYYERAGRVKTLGSTAREGSITAIGAVSPPGGDISEPVTQNTLRIVKVFWGLDAQLAQRRHFPAINWLSSYSLYLDEVGAYIDQHEKIAWAEKVTKAMNILQKESELQEIVRLVGLDSLSEKDRLTMNAAKMIREDYLQQNAFDDVDTYTSFKKQVALLSNILTFDAEANRALELGAYFREIMEGTVELRDRIARSKFIHEDQLEKIQALSQTIEETLHQILAQGGLDNERH; encoded by the coding sequence GTGAGTCAAGGAAAGATTATCAAAGTTTCTGGTCCTCTGGTGCTGGCATCAGGGATGCAGGAAGCGAATATTCAGGATATCTGCCGGGTTGGCGATTTGGGGCTGATCGGTGAAATTATTGAAATGCGGCGGGACCAAGCCTCTATCCAGGTTTATGAAGAAACTTCTGGCTTGGGTCCGGGAGAGCCGGTCATCACGACTGGAAGCCCTTTGTCTGTTGAACTAGGACCAGGTCTGATTTCTCAGATGTTTGACGGGATTCAGCGGCCTTTGGAGCGTTTCCAAACCATCACGGAGAGCGACTTCCTCGTCCGCGGTGTCCAACTGCCAAATCTAGACCGAGAGACTAAGTGGGATTTTGTTCCAAGTCTGTCTGTCGGAGATACGGTTGAGGCTGGCGATATTCTGGGAACGGTGCAGGAGACCAATCTGGTGGAGCACCGCATCATGGTGCCGGTCGGCGTCAGTGGACGCTTGGCCAATATCTCGGCTGGCAGTTTCACTGTTGAAGAAACTGTTTACGAGATTGAGCAAGCGGATGGGTCTATTTTTAAAGGGGCTCTCATGCAAAAATGGCCAGTCCGTCGTGGGCGTCCTTTTGCTCAGAAGCTGATTCCGGTTGAGCCTTTGGTGACTGGCCAGCGGGTCATCGATACCTTCTTCCCAGTGACCAAGGGCGGAGCAGCAGCCGTACCAGGACCTTTCGGGGCTGGTAAGACTGTCGTTCAGCACCAGGTGGCCAAGTTTGCCAATGTTGACATCGTTATCTATGTCGGCTGCGGCGAGCGTGGCAATGAGATGACCGACGTACTCAATGAATTTCCAGAACTGATTGACCCATCAACTGGCCAGTCCATCATGCAGCGGACGGTGCTGATTGCCAACACATCCAATATGCCGGTAGCGGCTCGGGAAGCGTCGATTTACACAGGGATTACTATTGCAGAATACTTCCGTGACATGGGCTATTCCGTGGCCATCATGGCGGACTCCACCTCTCGCTGGGCGGAAGCCCTGCGGGAAATGTCCGGCCGTCTGGAAGAAATGCCAGGTGACGAAGGCTATCCAGCCTATCTTGGCAGCCGGATTGCTGAGTATTACGAGCGGGCAGGCCGGGTCAAAACACTCGGTTCGACTGCGCGAGAAGGATCTATTACTGCTATTGGGGCCGTATCACCTCCAGGTGGAGATATTTCTGAGCCGGTAACGCAAAATACCCTGCGGATTGTCAAGGTTTTCTGGGGCTTAGATGCCCAGCTGGCTCAACGCCGGCATTTCCCAGCTATCAACTGGCTGAGCTCTTACTCGCTCTATCTAGACGAAGTGGGAGCCTATATCGACCAGCATGAGAAGATTGCTTGGGCTGAGAAAGTCACCAAGGCCATGAATATCCTGCAAAAGGAAAGCGAACTGCAGGAAATCGTGCGTTTGGTTGGCTTGGATTCCTTGTCTGAAAAGGACCGGCTGACCATGAATGCAGCCAAGATGATTCGCGAGGACTACCTGCAGCAGAATGCCTTTGATGATGTGGACACCTATACTTCTTTCAAAAAACAGGTGGCTTTATTGAGCAATATCCTGACCTTCGATGCGGAGGCCAATCGTGCCTTGGAGCTGGGAGCTTATTTCCGGGAAATCATGGAAGGAACGGTGGAGCTGCGTGACCGAATTGCCCGCAGTAAGTTTATTCACGAAGACCAGTTGGAAAAAATCCAGGCCCTCAGTCAGACTATCGAGGAAACCCTGCACCAGATTCTTGCCCAAGGAGGACTAGACAATGAGCGTCATTAA
- a CDS encoding GNAT family N-acetyltransferase, translated as MRINQLGQPIGDALPDFQPGDLPNLERIEGQYVIIERLSKDKHGADLYEVYGPDSPADMWTYLFQNPAQSQAEWSQLLDQMLAAQDRFHYAIVDKESGKALGTFALMRIDRNNRVIEVGAVTYSPKLKRTRLATEAQYLLARYVFEELEYRRYEWKCDALNQPSRRAAERLGFTYEGRFRQALVYKGRNRDTDWLSMIDTDWPAVKSRLEKWLSPDNFDEKGQQIKALSDF; from the coding sequence ATGCGAATCAATCAACTAGGCCAGCCCATTGGGGATGCTCTGCCGGATTTTCAGCCGGGGGACTTGCCTAACCTGGAGCGAATCGAAGGCCAGTATGTTATTATCGAGCGTTTGTCTAAGGACAAGCATGGAGCGGATTTATATGAAGTGTATGGCCCGGATTCTCCTGCGGATATGTGGACCTATCTCTTTCAAAATCCTGCCCAAAGTCAGGCAGAATGGTCTCAGCTGTTAGATCAGATGCTGGCAGCACAGGATCGTTTTCACTATGCGATTGTGGACAAGGAGAGCGGCAAGGCTCTAGGAACTTTTGCCTTGATGAGGATTGACCGAAATAACCGCGTTATCGAAGTGGGAGCTGTGACCTATTCGCCCAAACTGAAGCGCACCAGACTGGCTACTGAAGCTCAGTACTTGCTGGCACGCTATGTCTTTGAAGAGCTGGAGTATCGCCGCTACGAATGGAAATGCGATGCCCTCAATCAGCCTTCAAGACGGGCAGCAGAGAGACTTGGTTTCACCTATGAAGGCAGGTTTCGTCAGGCTCTTGTCTATAAGGGGCGCAACCGAGACACGGACTGGCTGTCTATGATTGACACGGATTGGCCGGCCGTCAAGAGTCGTCTAGAAAAATGGCTAAGCCCAGACAATTTCGACGAAAAGGGCCAGCAAATAAAAGCCTTATCTGATTTTTAA
- a CDS encoding V-type ATP synthase subunit F, whose product MDKTSYKIAVVGNRDTILPFKLIGFQTFPVKEAQETVNTLRRLAREDFGIIYLTEDMAADIPETLAYYDQLEIPALVLIPTHKGSTGLALSRIHENVEKAVGQDIL is encoded by the coding sequence ATGGACAAGACTAGCTACAAGATTGCTGTCGTGGGGAATCGCGATACTATTCTCCCGTTTAAGCTGATTGGTTTTCAGACCTTTCCGGTGAAGGAAGCTCAGGAGACGGTCAATACCCTTCGTCGGCTCGCCCGTGAAGATTTCGGCATTATCTATCTGACGGAGGATATGGCAGCGGATATTCCAGAAACCCTGGCCTACTATGACCAGCTGGAAATTCCTGCTCTTGTGCTCATTCCTACCCATAAGGGGAGCACGGGACTGGCTCTTTCGCGGATTCATGAAAATGTCGAAAAGGCTGTCGGACAGGATATATTGTGA
- a CDS encoding V-type ATPase subunit: MSETSFSQVNTAISVQEASFLTPQQYDQLLQTDDAASRSALLQGTVYAMDAEAIKDLNAIEQVLMKHLYSVYNWVLEISPSKELVEIFTLRYTYHNLKVFLKGRATGQSLEHLLMPVGTYSLEVLEHLVMAFSAEYCPDFMLDEVLATWQEYQDYKDVRVLEIGMDMAYFQHLKRLTQELEDESLLQLVNLTIDFYNAITVKRAVDLGKPRSFMRQLLSDEGSLSAANWIAMAEQGDFLTWFSQVNPCGYDLDLRSYEEKMRNQTLTTVELEYLADLLQAKLLAAGQFETDGSLPLARYLLGKELEVKNLRLILTGMDNQLPVELIRERMRPIYGQD; this comes from the coding sequence ATGAGTGAAACAAGCTTCTCTCAAGTCAATACAGCCATTAGTGTGCAGGAGGCTTCCTTTTTGACGCCCCAGCAATATGATCAGTTGCTGCAGACTGACGATGCTGCCAGCCGTTCGGCTCTTCTGCAGGGAACGGTCTATGCCATGGATGCTGAAGCTATCAAGGATCTCAATGCCATTGAGCAAGTACTGATGAAGCATTTGTATTCCGTCTATAATTGGGTGCTTGAGATTAGTCCTAGTAAGGAGCTGGTGGAGATTTTCACGCTCCGCTATACCTACCACAATCTCAAAGTTTTTCTCAAGGGTCGGGCGACAGGTCAGTCCCTGGAGCATTTGCTGATGCCAGTGGGGACCTATTCGCTGGAGGTTTTGGAGCACTTAGTCATGGCCTTTTCGGCTGAGTATTGTCCAGATTTCATGCTGGACGAGGTGCTTGCGACCTGGCAGGAATACCAGGATTATAAGGATGTGCGCGTCTTGGAGATTGGCATGGATATGGCTTATTTCCAGCATCTCAAGCGCCTGACACAGGAGTTGGAAGATGAGAGCCTGCTGCAGTTGGTGAATCTGACTATTGATTTTTATAATGCCATCACCGTTAAGCGGGCTGTTGACTTGGGAAAACCGCGCAGCTTTATGAGGCAGCTCCTGTCTGATGAAGGGAGCCTCTCTGCTGCCAACTGGATTGCCATGGCAGAGCAGGGGGATTTCTTGACTTGGTTTAGCCAGGTCAATCCCTGCGGTTACGATCTGGATTTGCGCTCCTATGAGGAAAAAATGCGGAACCAGACCTTGACGACAGTAGAGTTAGAATATCTAGCGGACCTCTTGCAGGCTAAGTTGCTTGCGGCTGGTCAGTTTGAGACAGATGGCTCGCTCCCTCTGGCCCGCTATCTGCTGGGCAAGGAGCTGGAAGTCAAGAATCTGCGGCTGATTTTGACAGGTATGGACAATCAGCTGCCGGTAGAGCTTATCAGAGAAAGGATGCGACCGATTTATGGACAAGACTAG
- a CDS encoding V-type ATP synthase subunit K: MEHLASYFGTYGGAFFAGLGVALAVFLSGMGSALGVGSTGQAAAALLKEQPEKFAQALILQLLPGTQGLYGFVIGITVFFNIKPELALQSGVAYFLAALPVAIVGYFSAKHQGRVATAGIQILAKRPEEVMKGVILAAMVETYAILAFVVSFIMVLNVK, translated from the coding sequence ATGGAACATTTAGCATCATATTTTGGAACTTACGGCGGAGCCTTTTTTGCAGGTCTGGGAGTGGCTTTGGCGGTCTTTCTCAGCGGAATGGGCTCAGCGCTAGGTGTTGGAAGCACCGGTCAGGCAGCGGCAGCTCTCTTGAAAGAACAGCCGGAAAAATTCGCTCAAGCTCTGATTTTACAACTTTTGCCAGGTACCCAAGGTCTCTACGGCTTTGTTATCGGGATTACCGTCTTCTTTAATATCAAGCCAGAATTGGCTCTGCAATCAGGCGTAGCTTATTTCCTAGCAGCTCTGCCAGTTGCGATTGTTGGTTACTTTTCAGCCAAGCATCAAGGACGAGTAGCGACCGCTGGTATTCAGATTTTGGCCAAGCGACCAGAAGAGGTCATGAAAGGGGTTATCCTAGCGGCCATGGTTGAAACCTATGCCATCTTGGCCTTCGTTGTATCCTTCATCATGGTTCTGAATGTGAAGTAA
- a CDS encoding V-type ATP synthase subunit I, giving the protein MAISQMRQLSLLLPKELLDQLLFYLQGLESVQIHDLRQEEDWQAAFEQALVGRPDRQLSQQDLLSRQEKLERLIAELEPFMPKKKLLESLKDEPLELSFAALEQAGRAQDEEALLEGISKQLKVLQEAKAQIEADRLEVAALEKWEPLELTPQAAATFSHLGALIGTIPNTDDDALRLALGAHPDLKFQEVFTDDTEHGVLVFYKTGSLEEVRKILKEYGFKPFDYDHEELPAERVAQIKANIRQQEAVADAMTKSLAASKNELDQLKVQLDYLCNLSSRQESKNQLASTQNLAALEGWIESNQVQALEACLTEQFGQSILIQTREIRQDEEDKVPTKLKNNALVEPFELVTEMYSLPKYGDKDPTPVVSLFYFVFFGMMVADIGYGLLLFLGTSLALHFLHVKSGLAKNLRFFRLLGVAVIIWGLVYGSFFGFELPFALISTSSDAMTILVISVVFGFVTVLAGLFLSGLKNIRLKDYAEAYNEGFAWVLILLGLLLLALGNFFPSLAFAATIGQWLAIINALGILAVSIVSAKSLAGLGSGLFNLYNVSGYVGDLVSFTRLMALGLSGASIGSAFNLIVSLFPPVARFSIGILLFIALHLVNMFLSFLSGYVHGARLIFVEFFGKFYDGGGKPFTPLKPSEKYVQQSKK; this is encoded by the coding sequence ATGGCCATTAGTCAAATGCGGCAGCTGTCTCTGCTTTTGCCCAAGGAACTGCTAGATCAGCTTCTCTTTTACCTACAGGGTTTAGAGTCAGTTCAGATTCATGACTTGCGGCAGGAAGAGGACTGGCAGGCAGCCTTTGAGCAGGCTTTAGTCGGCCGGCCGGATCGGCAGCTATCTCAGCAGGATTTGCTCAGTCGTCAGGAAAAGCTCGAGAGGCTAATTGCAGAGCTGGAGCCTTTTATGCCGAAAAAGAAACTGCTGGAATCCTTAAAAGACGAGCCTTTGGAGCTGTCCTTTGCTGCTTTGGAGCAGGCAGGGAGGGCCCAAGATGAGGAGGCGCTGCTGGAAGGAATCAGCAAGCAGCTTAAGGTCTTGCAAGAAGCCAAAGCTCAGATAGAAGCTGACCGCTTGGAAGTGGCTGCGCTGGAGAAGTGGGAGCCGCTGGAGCTAACACCGCAAGCAGCTGCGACTTTCAGTCATCTGGGAGCTTTGATTGGGACGATTCCCAATACCGACGACGATGCTCTGCGCCTGGCTCTGGGAGCACATCCTGACCTGAAGTTTCAGGAAGTCTTTACCGATGATACGGAGCATGGGGTTCTTGTCTTTTATAAGACAGGCTCTCTGGAAGAAGTTCGCAAAATCTTGAAAGAGTATGGCTTTAAGCCTTTTGATTATGACCATGAGGAGCTGCCTGCTGAGCGGGTAGCCCAGATCAAGGCCAACATTCGACAGCAGGAGGCTGTGGCAGATGCTATGACTAAGAGTCTGGCAGCTTCCAAGAATGAACTGGATCAGCTCAAGGTTCAGCTTGATTATCTCTGCAATCTCTCCTCCCGTCAAGAAAGTAAGAACCAGTTAGCCAGTACGCAAAATTTGGCAGCCTTGGAAGGCTGGATCGAAAGCAATCAGGTCCAAGCTCTTGAGGCTTGCTTGACAGAGCAGTTTGGCCAGAGCATTCTCATCCAGACCAGAGAAATTCGACAGGACGAGGAAGATAAGGTTCCAACCAAGCTAAAAAACAATGCCTTGGTGGAGCCTTTCGAGCTAGTGACGGAGATGTATTCCTTGCCTAAATATGGTGACAAGGATCCAACCCCTGTCGTTTCCCTCTTCTATTTTGTATTCTTTGGCATGATGGTTGCCGACATTGGTTACGGCCTCTTGCTCTTTTTGGGCACCAGCCTGGCGCTGCACTTCTTGCATGTCAAGTCGGGACTGGCTAAGAATCTGCGATTCTTCCGCCTGCTGGGTGTGGCAGTCATCATCTGGGGACTGGTTTATGGCTCTTTCTTTGGCTTTGAACTGCCCTTCGCTCTGATTAGCACCAGCTCCGACGCCATGACGATTCTGGTTATTTCTGTCGTCTTTGGCTTTGTTACAGTGCTGGCGGGCCTCTTCCTCAGCGGTCTGAAAAATATCCGCCTAAAGGATTATGCAGAAGCTTATAATGAGGGCTTTGCTTGGGTGCTGATTTTGCTGGGGTTGCTACTCTTGGCCTTGGGAAATTTCTTCCCATCCTTGGCCTTTGCAGCAACGATTGGTCAGTGGTTGGCCATCATCAATGCTCTGGGCATACTGGCAGTGTCTATTGTCAGTGCTAAAAGCTTGGCAGGATTGGGGTCAGGTCTCTTTAATCTCTACAATGTCAGCGGTTACGTGGGAGATCTTGTCAGCTTTACGCGGCTGATGGCTCTGGGACTTTCGGGAGCCAGCATCGGCTCGGCCTTTAACCTGATTGTCAGCCTCTTTCCACCTGTCGCTCGCTTTAGCATCGGCATTCTGCTCTTTATTGCCCTGCATTTGGTCAATATGTTTCTATCTTTTCTGTCCGGCTATGTGCACGGAGCGCGTTTGATTTTCGTGGAATTCTTTGGAAAATTCTACGACGGCGGTGGCAAGCCTTTCACTCCGCTCAAGCCTAGTGAGAAATACGTTCAGCAAAGCAAGAAATAA
- a CDS encoding MurR/RpiR family transcriptional regulator: MSQQNILAIIESHLDKMTDLEQRIGHYFLDPNSIQEDLSSLQVAQTLHISQAALTRFAKKCGFKGYREFSFQYLQDLQKAQTESDNMQSSLSRHVLYNYNQIHQQTKELIDEEKLERVAQIIEEADRVYFFGTGSSGLVARDMKLRFMRLGVVCEALTDQDGFAWTTSILDKNCLVIGFSLSGQTQSIIDSLIDAKNMGAKTILVTGQPEKIQEDFTEVVPVALQSKPEFILRISAQFPMLLMIDLIYAFFLEINREKKERIFNSFWENQKLNGYYRRNTHKR; encoded by the coding sequence ATGAGTCAGCAGAATATCTTGGCCATCATTGAGAGCCATCTTGACAAGATGACCGACTTGGAACAGAGGATTGGTCACTATTTTTTGGATCCAAATAGTATTCAAGAGGATTTATCCTCTTTGCAAGTTGCTCAAACCTTGCACATTTCTCAAGCAGCCTTGACCCGTTTCGCCAAAAAATGCGGCTTTAAAGGTTATCGGGAATTTAGCTTTCAATATTTACAGGACCTACAAAAGGCGCAAACCGAGTCGGATAATATGCAAAGCAGCTTATCCCGTCATGTCTTGTACAACTACAATCAAATCCACCAGCAGACAAAAGAACTGATAGATGAGGAAAAGCTGGAGCGAGTGGCTCAAATCATAGAAGAGGCAGACCGTGTTTATTTCTTTGGAACAGGGAGCTCAGGCTTAGTAGCACGTGATATGAAGCTACGCTTCATGAGACTAGGAGTCGTTTGTGAAGCCCTAACTGACCAAGATGGCTTCGCTTGGACAACTAGTATTCTGGACAAGAACTGCCTCGTTATCGGATTTTCTCTATCCGGACAGACCCAGTCTATCATTGACAGCTTGATTGACGCTAAAAATATGGGAGCAAAAACCATCTTGGTGACAGGACAGCCTGAAAAGATTCAAGAGGACTTCACTGAAGTCGTTCCTGTTGCTCTTCAAAGCAAGCCTGAGTTTATCCTGCGAATTTCCGCACAATTCCCCATGCTTCTCATGATTGACCTCATCTATGCTTTTTTCCTCGAGATTAACCGCGAAAAGAAAGAAAGAATCTTTAACAGCTTTTGGGAGAATCAGAAACTAAATGGCTACTACCGCCGCAATACCCACAAAAGATAA